From the genome of Schaalia dentiphila ATCC 17982, one region includes:
- a CDS encoding S1C family serine protease codes for MTQPHIPAHDADSARDAETALATSYPQRSTAQDHSATQELPSAQDATREMPSATTIPVPPAGTVPPASAPAAPATPGAPAVPAAPAPSAQEAPASGGTYSAPSGEPYGGYAAPASPDAFASPTVVVTKKGPGWVALVGAMLLTIGLTLGAVFYARPAMLRASTPTNLNGGTVATVPVSNSSGTDWTAVAAAVSPAVVTIQAQGASSGGTGSGVIYDAQGDIVTNYHVIASALGGGQIQVTLADGRLYSAVVVGHDKTTDLAVIRLENPPSDLTVARFATSANLEVGAPVMAIGAPLGLSNTVTTGIVSALNRPVEVSMDESATSEDGTQASSDLVVTNAIQIDASINPGNSGGPLFDASGAVIGINSSIKSLSSSSDGQAGSIGLGFAIPSDLVVSIADQLIASGSASHGMLGVTVKAATTTVGSDTYVGAEVQDVSAGSGASAAGIRAGDVIVKVEGQEVTSPKQLIGYVRRYKAGDTVTMTIVRNGATQDVSVRIQ; via the coding sequence ATGACTCAGCCTCATATTCCGGCCCACGACGCCGACTCGGCGCGCGACGCTGAGACGGCCTTGGCCACCAGCTACCCGCAGCGCTCGACGGCTCAAGACCACTCGGCCACCCAGGAGCTTCCGTCCGCGCAGGACGCCACGCGCGAGATGCCCTCCGCCACGACGATCCCCGTGCCGCCCGCTGGCACGGTTCCGCCCGCCTCGGCACCGGCTGCACCCGCCACGCCGGGCGCCCCCGCCGTGCCGGCGGCCCCCGCCCCCTCCGCCCAGGAAGCCCCCGCGTCCGGCGGCACATACTCTGCCCCCTCTGGCGAGCCCTACGGTGGATACGCGGCCCCTGCCTCGCCGGACGCCTTCGCGTCGCCCACCGTTGTCGTGACGAAGAAGGGCCCGGGATGGGTCGCCCTCGTCGGCGCGATGCTCCTGACGATCGGCCTGACCCTCGGTGCCGTGTTCTACGCGCGCCCCGCGATGCTGCGCGCGTCCACGCCCACGAACCTCAACGGGGGAACGGTGGCCACCGTGCCCGTCTCGAATAGCTCCGGGACGGACTGGACGGCCGTCGCCGCCGCCGTGTCGCCCGCCGTCGTGACCATTCAGGCGCAGGGCGCATCCTCGGGCGGTACCGGCTCCGGTGTCATCTACGACGCGCAGGGCGACATTGTCACCAACTACCACGTCATCGCGTCCGCCCTCGGCGGCGGACAGATCCAGGTGACCCTCGCCGACGGGCGCCTGTACAGCGCCGTGGTCGTCGGCCACGACAAGACCACCGACCTGGCCGTCATCCGCCTGGAGAACCCGCCCTCGGACCTCACCGTCGCGCGCTTCGCGACCTCGGCGAACCTCGAGGTCGGTGCCCCCGTCATGGCGATCGGCGCGCCCCTGGGCCTGTCGAACACGGTGACGACCGGCATCGTCTCCGCGCTCAACCGCCCCGTCGAGGTCTCGATGGACGAATCCGCGACCTCGGAGGACGGCACGCAGGCTTCCTCGGATCTTGTGGTGACGAACGCAATCCAGATCGACGCGTCCATCAACCCCGGTAACTCGGGTGGCCCGCTCTTCGACGCGAGTGGCGCGGTCATCGGCATTAACTCCTCGATCAAGTCGCTCTCCTCGTCCTCCGACGGGCAGGCGGGCTCGATCGGCCTGGGCTTCGCAATCCCCTCCGACCTGGTCGTGTCCATCGCGGACCAGCTCATTGCCTCCGGCAGCGCCTCGCACGGCATGCTTGGCGTGACCGTCAAGGCCGCGACCACGACCGTCGGCTCCGACACCTACGTGGGTGCCGAGGTCCAGGACGTCTCCGCAGGTTCCGGCGCCTCCGCGGCGGGCATCCGCGCCGGCGACGTCATCGTCAAGGTCGAAGGCCAGGAAGTGACCAGCCCCAAGCAGCTGATCGGCTACGTGCGCCGCTACAAGGCCGGCGACACCGTCACCATGACGATCGTGCGTAACGGCGCCACGCAGGACGTGTCCGTGCGGATTCAGTGA
- a CDS encoding isochorismate synthase, with product MRQYSHVFQRAAAPAPTMEPMHNDFGCSRLVFRALVLPPQHPGSTCSLTSLLRDSGGTAWLGERRQMIGLGRALTIEPATSSAIADVRRAWEAAPASSCVEGAPSPVLFASFAFRSPARSVAFVPALTLIDEAGARWAITAGIGDAPDPLAAVDEALAEARPAPRVPESLTFGHGSMSRGQWRDSVRAMAQRLRDGAADKAVMARDMTVRCPHGFDERFLLERLSDLYPSTWRFCVDSLVGASPEMLIAASHGTASSRVLAGTCKPGEGEMLASSAKDLREHDLASESVSSILMQLCSSVTTQGPFLLSLPNVVHLATDVHARLGEAHLLDLVAALHPTAAVCGTPRPAAMRLIEELEDTERGRYSGPVGWVDTAGDGEFAIALRCGLTSGTRLRLFAGAGIMPDSDPDTELAETEAKMRPLLDALGV from the coding sequence ATGCGTCAATACTCGCACGTCTTCCAGCGCGCCGCCGCCCCTGCTCCTACCATGGAACCCATGCACAACGACTTCGGATGCTCGCGCCTCGTCTTTCGGGCGTTGGTCCTACCCCCGCAGCACCCGGGGTCTACTTGCTCACTGACGTCTCTGCTTCGCGACTCCGGGGGCACCGCCTGGCTGGGTGAGCGCCGCCAGATGATCGGCCTGGGACGGGCGCTCACTATCGAGCCCGCGACCTCGAGCGCGATCGCCGACGTGCGCCGCGCGTGGGAGGCCGCCCCCGCCTCGTCCTGCGTCGAGGGAGCCCCCTCCCCCGTCCTTTTCGCGTCCTTCGCGTTCCGCTCCCCCGCCCGCTCGGTTGCCTTCGTGCCCGCGCTGACTCTCATCGACGAGGCCGGGGCCCGCTGGGCGATCACGGCGGGCATCGGGGACGCCCCGGATCCGCTGGCGGCTGTTGATGAGGCCCTGGCCGAGGCGAGGCCCGCACCGCGCGTGCCGGAGTCTCTGACCTTCGGTCACGGGTCGATGTCGCGCGGCCAGTGGCGCGACTCGGTGCGAGCGATGGCGCAGCGCCTGCGCGATGGGGCCGCCGACAAGGCCGTCATGGCGCGCGATATGACGGTGCGGTGCCCACACGGATTCGACGAGCGTTTCCTGCTTGAGCGCCTGAGCGATCTGTATCCGTCGACGTGGCGTTTCTGCGTGGATTCGCTGGTGGGAGCGTCCCCGGAGATGCTGATCGCGGCTTCGCACGGTACGGCGAGCTCTCGCGTCCTGGCGGGCACGTGCAAGCCCGGCGAGGGAGAGATGCTCGCGTCGAGCGCGAAGGATCTACGCGAGCACGACCTGGCCTCCGAGTCAGTGTCCTCGATCCTGATGCAGCTGTGCTCCTCGGTGACGACTCAGGGGCCGTTCCTCCTGTCGCTGCCCAACGTCGTTCACCTGGCGACGGACGTGCACGCACGCCTGGGCGAGGCCCACCTCCTGGATCTGGTGGCCGCCCTGCATCCGACAGCCGCCGTGTGCGGCACCCCGCGCCCCGCGGCGATGCGACTCATCGAAGAGCTGGAAGACACCGAGCGCGGCCGCTACTCGGGGCCCGTGGGCTGGGTCGACACGGCGGGCGACGGCGAGTTTGCGATCGCGCTGCGCTGCGGACTCACCTCGGGCACGCGTCTGCGCCTTTTCGCCGGTGCCGGCATCATGCCGGACTCCGACCCGGACACCGAGCTGGCCGAGACCGAAGCGAAGATGCGCCCGCTCCTGGACGCCCTCGGGGTCTAA
- a CDS encoding class I SAM-dependent methyltransferase yields MTESPRADLNKDPKEIASMFDSLASRYDVMDALMTGGLDRVWMTALRKAVAPHPGERILDLAAGTGASSAALAKGGAEVVACDLSEGMIEVGRERHPEIEFVHGNAMDLDFEDGSFDAVTISWGLRNIPDPELALREMARVVRPRGRLVVLEFSTPPSRVFRCMYNAYQSTVMPAIARLVSTNDGAYDYLVESIRAWPAQEELGRMIAANGWSEVEYRNLTGGIACMHRAVKPLP; encoded by the coding sequence ATGACTGAATCCCCGCGCGCGGACCTGAACAAGGATCCCAAAGAGATCGCCTCGATGTTTGACTCCCTCGCCTCGCGATACGACGTGATGGATGCGCTGATGACGGGCGGTTTGGACAGGGTGTGGATGACCGCCCTGCGTAAGGCTGTCGCCCCCCACCCCGGCGAACGCATCCTCGACCTGGCGGCCGGCACCGGCGCGTCGTCGGCCGCGCTGGCTAAGGGGGGCGCCGAGGTCGTCGCCTGCGACCTGTCCGAAGGCATGATCGAGGTCGGCCGTGAGCGCCACCCCGAGATCGAGTTCGTGCATGGCAACGCCATGGACCTGGACTTCGAGGACGGCTCCTTCGACGCGGTCACCATCTCGTGGGGCCTGCGCAACATCCCGGACCCGGAGCTCGCGCTGCGCGAGATGGCGCGCGTCGTGCGCCCGCGCGGCCGCCTCGTGGTCCTGGAGTTCTCCACCCCGCCTTCGCGCGTCTTCCGCTGCATGTACAACGCCTACCAGTCGACCGTCATGCCTGCGATTGCGCGCCTGGTCTCCACGAACGACGGCGCCTACGACTACCTGGTTGAGTCGATTCGTGCGTGGCCGGCCCAGGAGGAACTCGGCCGCATGATCGCCGCCAACGGCTGGAGCGAAGTCGAGTACCGCAACCTCACCGGCGGCATCGCCTGCATGCACCGCGCGGTCAAGCCGCTGCCGTAA